A window of Gloeocapsa sp. PCC 7428 contains these coding sequences:
- a CDS encoding site-specific integrase, which yields MSETDRLAASNKQLERTKNKGEKQSEPQQRKSPHRGRRSLTSGGVKSLKLFAPVPSTLHPASVYLASLSQGSRATMRRSLNAIASLLTDGECDALTLDWSNLSYQHTAAVRAILVERFAPATAKKMVAALRRVLKEAARLGLMSYEDYARATDLPRIDTPPQKLRGRALANKEIATLLDECDEANTIAIRDAAILAILRGGGIRRQELTRLKLQDYNSSTGELEICSAKRKSYRTVYLPAAAVKLVEAWLEIRGRKRGALICPVRKGGQVELRHMSGDAVLKIVKKLSVRAGVEEFSPHDFRRTFCSDLLDGGIDVFTVQKLAGHSSPLTTSKYDRRGDQTKRQAVERLFFPQPEPDG from the coding sequence ATGTCTGAAACTGACCGATTGGCGGCATCTAACAAGCAACTTGAGAGAACGAAAAACAAGGGCGAAAAGCAAAGCGAACCACAACAAAGGAAATCGCCCCACCGTGGTAGGCGCTCGCTTACCTCAGGTGGAGTGAAAAGTCTCAAACTTTTCGCGCCCGTACCTTCTACCCTGCACCCAGCATCGGTGTACTTGGCTTCTTTAAGTCAAGGCTCTAGAGCCACCATGCGTCGCAGCTTGAACGCGATCGCCTCTTTGCTAACTGATGGCGAGTGCGATGCCTTGACTTTAGATTGGTCTAATCTGAGCTACCAACACACGGCGGCAGTGCGGGCAATTCTTGTCGAGCGATTTGCTCCGGCAACGGCGAAAAAAATGGTGGCTGCCCTGCGGCGAGTGCTTAAAGAAGCGGCTAGACTGGGGTTGATGAGTTACGAAGATTATGCTCGTGCCACTGATCTGCCGCGCATTGATACGCCGCCGCAGAAATTGAGAGGTCGTGCCCTCGCCAACAAGGAAATTGCCACTTTGCTAGATGAGTGCGATGAGGCTAACACTATCGCAATTCGAGATGCGGCAATATTAGCTATACTGCGCGGCGGTGGCATTCGTCGGCAGGAATTGACGCGGCTCAAACTGCAAGACTACAACTCCAGCACGGGTGAATTAGAGATTTGCTCTGCTAAGCGCAAGTCATACAGAACTGTTTATTTGCCCGCAGCCGCAGTTAAGTTGGTAGAAGCGTGGCTTGAAATCCGAGGACGCAAGAGAGGGGCGTTGATCTGCCCCGTGCGTAAGGGAGGGCAAGTAGAACTGCGACATATGTCGGGGGATGCCGTGTTGAAGATCGTCAAAAAGCTCTCTGTGCGGGCAGGAGTGGAAGAATTTTCTCCCCACGACTTCCGCCGAACTTTCTGTTCGGACTTGCTGGATGGGGGGATTGACGTGTTTACCGTGCAAAAGCTAGCAGGTCACTCCTCGCCCCTAACGACATCAAAGTACGACCGGCGGGGAGACCAAACCAAGCGCCAGGCAGTCGAACGGTTGTTTTTTCCTCAGCCAGAACCTGATGGCTGA
- a CDS encoding tyrosine-type recombinase/integrase yields the protein MTTVNLFGKVIRVPSPPQKTPFIERREREFLYLEEVDALIAATEATRNPIRNQALVLLLFCQALQPVELCWLLWRDLNFAENTLKVARNRATLQRYQTQVVVNLQPLCAAEINILQQLQERRTTEWLFVSERRKRLSARSLHHQIQQAGEIAQLPFPVHPYMLRRTGLYYRAALLLASTSLSLRQCCLLWNWDRANVPFSAKEKQEYLAISSKQKSAFLIALERMKAFTGIKLDENVIDYLLGAFLLFPRLEMIHHNYWLAPVQWH from the coding sequence ATGACTACGGTAAACCTTTTCGGCAAAGTTATCCGCGTGCCTTCTCCACCCCAGAAAACTCCTTTTATCGAACGTCGCGAACGCGAGTTTCTCTACCTTGAAGAAGTCGATGCGCTGATTGCTGCCACCGAGGCAACGCGCAACCCGATTAGAAATCAAGCTCTGGTGCTGTTGTTGTTCTGCCAAGCCTTACAACCCGTCGAATTGTGCTGGCTCCTCTGGCGCGACCTCAACTTTGCCGAAAACACTCTCAAAGTGGCTCGCAATCGCGCTACACTACAGCGCTACCAAACTCAAGTTGTTGTTAACCTTCAACCGTTGTGCGCGGCTGAAATCAATATCCTGCAACAGCTTCAGGAGCGACGCACAACTGAGTGGTTATTTGTCTCGGAGCGGCGAAAACGCCTGAGTGCCCGTTCGCTGCATCATCAAATTCAACAAGCTGGGGAAATTGCACAGCTTCCTTTTCCTGTTCATCCGTATATGCTACGGCGAACTGGGCTTTACTATCGCGCGGCGCTACTGCTTGCGAGTACGAGCTTATCTTTACGGCAATGTTGTCTACTTTGGAATTGGGATAGAGCCAACGTTCCCTTTTCTGCGAAGGAAAAACAAGAGTATCTTGCCATTAGTTCAAAGCAAAAATCTGCGTTTTTGATAGCGCTAGAGCGGATGAAAGCTTTTACTGGGATTAAGCTGGATGAAAACGTTATTGATTATCTGCTGGGTGCTTTTTTGTTGTTTCCGCGCCTTGAGATGATTCATCACAATTACTGGCTCGCTCCGGTGCAATGGCATTGA
- a CDS encoding telomere resolvase: MSNATRFDLSREEIIARYRQRIHKGNRTKLLKHELEQLALHFVDRLKLLNSPDEIEALCTAEIQLLEEGYPQATIAGNQIPLYRRLIEDAISTGTLLLTNENSHIVTWTKRNTGELGQTQEHFALDYLKYDQATYQQIRGEGTAANNSRQDNLQPVPLQRYLDTATELLASNDERHLAIAIAALTGRRHTEVISKGHFQLTHHPYLLHFQGQQKKQMGEDEAAPGFDILTLVPATQVLEGIERFRTLPAIEQLAGVDSKDPRIRVLNTRIDREVKQLFQDTGIIPVLAGKKTVSIHRLRGVYGAIAIYLFCPPTKHEHRFLQHYLGHVLDQQQTAPNSIATSHYFHYRLVNEQGQPLEGQGVLLDANALPSLNQDEVQLEPTQPLSQEESIALLESVEPVLPAEWVQVEPKQTKLTSKASSKTTPHESEPAIASSNNDSTSNDMTLAPRQHSLLRIFKDEHDRWHQVLDALCPKHNNQQEKTSALLQWVEARLGSSTQASPATKAAIPEPEMVEVNSRASIATEQTTQHDSTHQERTSVVADSAIATVVVDQARTLSWLTGRIEALEAELAKLQEQREQAIAMVKQSSQLQQEIEHLKAENRQLKQAAARFEAAKAALLGESNSTPATIPTQARSAGSAPSAPTVHDQNQVQEQTQQQQVPHTINPGPTQISGGATPKPARSGGALDRAQRIFAAICEWNQQHPQDTWAITVGLLEETFGINRKAAKEFVRKHQNLIDEHHAQIGVDNQRGHNRGKDAVALKAFVQQFNA, encoded by the coding sequence ATGAGCAATGCCACTCGGTTTGACCTCAGTAGAGAAGAAATTATTGCCCGCTACCGTCAGCGCATTCACAAAGGCAATCGCACTAAGCTGTTGAAACACGAGTTAGAACAGCTAGCACTACATTTTGTTGACCGATTAAAACTGCTTAACTCACCAGATGAGATTGAAGCTTTGTGCACAGCTGAAATTCAACTTTTAGAAGAGGGCTATCCCCAAGCGACAATCGCTGGCAATCAGATACCTTTATACCGCCGACTGATCGAGGATGCAATTTCTACAGGCACTTTGCTCCTAACTAATGAAAATAGTCATATAGTGACTTGGACTAAGCGCAATACGGGAGAACTCGGACAAACACAGGAACACTTCGCGCTTGACTACCTCAAGTACGACCAAGCCACGTACCAACAAATTCGTGGAGAAGGGACAGCAGCGAATAATAGCCGACAAGATAACTTGCAACCAGTGCCACTGCAACGTTACCTCGATACAGCCACTGAATTGCTGGCATCAAACGACGAGCGACATCTAGCGATTGCTATTGCGGCACTGACAGGTAGGCGGCATACTGAAGTGATTAGCAAGGGACACTTTCAACTGACTCACCATCCATACCTATTACACTTTCAGGGACAGCAGAAAAAGCAGATGGGTGAAGATGAGGCAGCACCTGGATTTGACATTCTCACACTCGTACCTGCTACCCAAGTCCTAGAGGGCATCGAGCGGTTCCGCACGCTGCCTGCCATCGAACAATTAGCAGGAGTTGATAGCAAAGACCCAAGAATCCGAGTACTCAATACGCGTATTGACCGCGAGGTCAAACAGCTCTTCCAAGACACTGGCATTATACCTGTATTGGCTGGCAAGAAGACTGTTTCAATTCACAGGCTTCGAGGCGTGTATGGGGCAATCGCGATTTATTTGTTCTGCCCTCCTACCAAACACGAGCACAGGTTTCTCCAGCACTATCTCGGACACGTACTTGACCAGCAGCAGACTGCACCCAACAGCATCGCAACTAGTCATTACTTCCACTACCGATTAGTCAACGAGCAGGGTCAACCCCTAGAAGGTCAGGGAGTGCTACTGGATGCTAATGCGCTACCTTCGCTGAATCAGGATGAAGTACAACTAGAGCCAACGCAGCCACTATCTCAAGAGGAATCAATAGCACTGCTAGAGTCTGTAGAGCCAGTGCTACCAGCCGAGTGGGTACAGGTAGAACCAAAGCAGACCAAACTTACCTCTAAAGCATCCTCTAAAACTACCCCCCATGAGAGCGAACCGGCGATCGCCTCATCCAATAATGATTCAACGTCTAATGATATGACTCTAGCGCCACGCCAACATAGTTTACTGCGAATTTTTAAGGACGAGCATGACCGCTGGCATCAGGTGTTGGATGCGCTCTGCCCTAAGCATAACAACCAGCAGGAAAAGACCTCTGCACTGCTGCAATGGGTTGAAGCACGACTAGGTAGCTCTACTCAAGCCTCGCCAGCGACTAAGGCAGCTATACCAGAGCCAGAGATGGTTGAAGTCAACTCTCGCGCTTCAATAGCTACTGAACAAACGACTCAACATGACTCTACGCACCAAGAGCGGACTTCTGTAGTGGCAGACAGCGCGATCGCAACTGTTGTGGTAGACCAAGCTCGAACCTTGAGTTGGCTCACGGGGAGAATTGAAGCGCTGGAAGCTGAACTGGCTAAGCTTCAAGAACAACGCGAACAAGCGATCGCTATGGTAAAGCAGTCGAGCCAGTTACAGCAGGAGATCGAACACCTCAAAGCCGAGAATCGGCAGCTTAAGCAAGCTGCGGCACGATTTGAGGCGGCAAAAGCGGCTCTCTTGGGCGAGAGTAACTCTACGCCAGCAACAATTCCAACACAAGCTAGGAGTGCCGGCTCTGCTCCTAGCGCTCCTACAGTACATGACCAAAACCAAGTGCAGGAGCAGACCCAACAACAGCAAGTGCCGCATACGATCAATCCTGGCCCGACTCAGATTTCAGGAGGGGCTACACCTAAACCAGCTAGAAGCGGTGGCGCTCTAGACCGAGCACAACGTATCTTTGCCGCTATTTGTGAATGGAACCAACAACATCCTCAGGATACTTGGGCGATTACTGTCGGTTTACTCGAAGAGACTTTTGGCATTAATCGTAAGGCGGCTAAGGAGTTTGTCCGCAAACACCAGAATTTGATTGACGAACACCATGCCCAGATTGGCGTAGACAATCAACGCGGGCACAATCGGGGTAAGGATGCAGTAGCGCTCAAAGCATTCGTGCAGCAGTTTAATGCATAA
- a CDS encoding transposase, with protein sequence MLLTFGENADRVQSEAAFAKMCGVCPIPASSGKTQRHRLNRGGNRQANAALFRVVIVRMRWHEPTKTYLARRTAQGLSQREIIRCLKRYVAREIYHLIRKSRSTKKT encoded by the coding sequence ATGCTGCTCACCTTTGGCGAGAATGCAGATCGCGTCCAATCCGAAGCTGCCTTTGCCAAGATGTGTGGAGTTTGTCCGATTCCAGCGTCTTCGGGCAAAACCCAGCGCCATCGCTTAAACCGAGGCGGCAATCGTCAAGCCAATGCTGCTTTGTTTCGCGTCGTCATTGTGCGAATGCGGTGGCATGAACCGACTAAAACTTATCTGGCACGACGCACGGCACAAGGACTATCGCAACGAGAGATCATTCGCTGTCTCAAGCGTTACGTGGCGCGAGAGATTTACCATCTCATTCGCAAATCGCGGAGCACAAAAAAGACTTGA